One Methylobacterium oryzae DNA window includes the following coding sequences:
- a CDS encoding NUDIX domain-containing protein: protein MLLDRPLLRRLFHLGALASRGMTLGVRGVALDGAGRVALVRHTYVSGWHLPGGGVERGETARDAIVREFREEAEIVAEGEPRLHGLYRNVVAAPRDHVALFVLPAFTVLRPKAPDREVAECAFFPMDALPEGTTRGTRARLREIRDGLPPEPNW from the coding sequence ATGCTCCTCGATCGGCCGCTGCTGCGGCGCCTGTTCCACCTCGGGGCGCTCGCGTCCCGGGGCATGACCCTCGGCGTGCGCGGCGTCGCCCTCGACGGGGCCGGGCGCGTCGCCCTGGTGCGCCACACCTACGTGAGTGGCTGGCACCTCCCCGGCGGCGGCGTCGAGCGCGGCGAGACCGCGCGCGACGCGATCGTGCGGGAGTTCCGCGAGGAGGCGGAGATCGTCGCCGAGGGAGAGCCGCGCCTGCACGGCCTCTATCGGAACGTGGTCGCCGCGCCCCGCGACCACGTGGCCCTGTTCGTCCTGCCGGCCTTCACGGTCCTGCGCCCGAAGGCGCCGGACCGGGAGGTCGCCGAGTGCGCCTTTTTCCCGATGGACGCGCTCCCCGAGGGGACCACGCGCGGGACCCGCGCCCGGCTCCGGGAGATCCGCGACGGCCTCCCGCCGGAGCCGAACTGGTAA
- a CDS encoding response regulator codes for MTDRIRVALADDHPIVLAGIRTLLNADPEIELVGEATSGSEALPMIHAADPDVAVVDVSMPGLNGLELTERVAGSCPRTRVLVLTVHEDAAYVQPLLKAGARGYLLKRSAAEDLLRAVRAVAAGGIYLDPSVASHALAHPGAPAQGGESEPSAEALSPRETDVLRLIAQGFSNKEIARRFDLSVKSIETYKARAAEKLGLRTRAEIIRYAAAHGWLDALALR; via the coding sequence ATGACGGACCGCATCCGCGTCGCCCTGGCCGACGACCATCCCATCGTCCTCGCGGGGATCCGGACGCTCCTGAACGCCGACCCGGAGATCGAGCTGGTCGGCGAGGCCACCAGCGGCAGCGAGGCGCTGCCGATGATCCACGCCGCCGACCCGGACGTCGCCGTCGTCGACGTCTCGATGCCGGGCCTCAACGGCCTGGAGCTGACCGAGCGCGTCGCCGGGTCTTGCCCGCGGACGCGCGTGCTGGTGCTGACGGTTCACGAGGACGCGGCCTACGTTCAGCCGCTGCTCAAGGCAGGCGCCCGGGGCTACCTCCTCAAGCGCTCGGCCGCGGAGGACCTGCTCCGCGCGGTCCGCGCCGTCGCGGCTGGCGGGATCTACCTCGACCCCTCGGTGGCGAGCCACGCCTTGGCGCATCCCGGGGCCCCGGCGCAGGGCGGCGAGTCCGAGCCGTCGGCCGAAGCGCTGAGCCCGCGCGAGACCGACGTGCTCCGGCTGATCGCGCAGGGCTTCAGCAACAAGGAGATCGCGCGGCGCTTCGATCTCAGCGTGAAGTCCATCGAGACCTACAAGGCGCGGGCCGCCGAGAAGCTGGGCCTGCGCACGCGCGCGGAGATCATCCGCTACGCCGCCGCGCACGGATGGCTCGACGCCCTGGCGCTGCGCTAG
- a CDS encoding efflux RND transporter periplasmic adaptor subunit: protein MLESLVEPQRHPSRNPLRARRLAAGSLAVALLAGVSYTFIPGALVRGTVAVAATPPTEVAMPASVATVEPRDVILWDEFSGRLEAVERIDVRARVGGAILATHFAEGEVVKAGDLLVTIDPAPYAAEVQRLEAQVAGAEARVGMTASDLERGQKLSDQHIVTARDLDVRANAFKEAKASLDAAKAALEAARLNLGYTQVRAAVGGRVGRREITPGNLVATGAGAAVLTTLVSVDPVYASFDADEGVVLKALASVAESGGRRGKLDRIPVEMATADGARAAGHLQFIDNKVDARSGTVRVRATVSNGDGRLIPGQFARMRLGQAAPERLVLVDERAVGTDQDKKFVLLVGSDNRAEFRAVTLGRAVDGLRVVTSGLSGGERIVVNGLQRVRPGTLLRPEPVAMGARPQDAASGPRKLAQR, encoded by the coding sequence ATGTTGGAGTCGCTCGTGGAACCTCAGCGTCATCCCTCGCGCAATCCTCTCCGTGCCCGGCGCCTCGCGGCCGGAAGCCTCGCGGTCGCCCTTCTCGCAGGCGTCTCCTACACCTTCATACCCGGCGCCCTGGTCCGGGGAACCGTGGCCGTCGCCGCGACGCCGCCGACCGAGGTGGCGATGCCGGCCTCAGTCGCGACCGTCGAGCCGCGCGACGTCATCCTCTGGGACGAGTTCTCGGGTCGTCTGGAGGCCGTCGAGCGCATAGACGTCCGTGCCCGGGTGGGCGGCGCGATCCTGGCCACGCATTTCGCGGAAGGTGAGGTGGTCAAGGCCGGCGACCTGCTGGTGACCATCGATCCCGCGCCCTACGCGGCCGAGGTCCAGCGGCTGGAAGCCCAGGTCGCGGGCGCCGAGGCGCGGGTCGGCATGACGGCGAGCGACCTCGAGCGCGGGCAGAAGCTGTCGGACCAGCACATCGTCACGGCGCGCGACCTCGACGTCCGCGCCAACGCGTTCAAGGAGGCCAAGGCGAGCCTCGACGCGGCGAAGGCGGCCCTGGAGGCGGCGCGCCTGAACCTCGGCTACACGCAGGTCCGGGCGGCCGTCGGCGGCCGCGTCGGCCGCCGCGAGATCACGCCGGGCAACCTCGTGGCCACGGGCGCCGGGGCCGCCGTGCTGACCACGCTCGTCTCGGTCGATCCGGTCTACGCCAGCTTCGATGCCGACGAGGGCGTGGTCCTGAAGGCGCTGGCCTCGGTCGCCGAGTCGGGCGGCCGGCGCGGCAAGCTCGACCGCATCCCCGTGGAGATGGCGACCGCCGACGGCGCCCGCGCGGCCGGGCATCTCCAGTTCATCGACAACAAGGTCGACGCGCGCAGCGGCACGGTCCGGGTGCGCGCGACCGTCTCCAACGGCGACGGCCGCCTGATCCCGGGCCAGTTCGCCCGGATGCGCCTCGGTCAGGCCGCGCCGGAACGCCTCGTCCTCGTCGACGAGCGGGCCGTCGGCACCGATCAGGACAAGAAGTTCGTGCTCCTCGTGGGGTCGGACAACCGGGCCGAGTTCCGCGCCGTCACCCTCGGCCGGGCGGTCGACGGTCTGCGCGTCGTGACTTCCGGCCTGTCGGGCGGCGAGCGCATCGTGGTCAACGGCCTGCAGCGCGTCCGTCCCGGGACCCTCCTGCGCCCCGAACCGGTCGCGATGGGCGCGCGCCCGCAGGACGCCGCCTCCGGGCCGCGCAAGCTGGCGCAGCGCTGA
- a CDS encoding DUF808 domain-containing protein — protein sequence MSVGLIALLDDVAFMVRAAAASLDDVAGQAARAGTKAAGVVIDDAAVTPRYVVGFAAERELPIVGRIALGSLRNKILFLLPGALALSAFAPWAITPLLMLGGAYLCFEGAEKVYEAVFAHHGHGDEADQEGGAGGDQAREDRRVASAIKTDFILSAEIMAITLAALPEGSFWMRAAVLAIVAVGITAGVYGVVALIVKADDAGLALARSTAGPPLGSLIRGLGRGVVKGMPILLKILAVIGTAAMIWVGGGILMHGLETYGFSAPAHAAHAMAEAAAARVPFAAGLVEWLVTATVSGLIGLVVGGALIPLTNVVLAPAWRALSGLWQRRG from the coding sequence GTGAGCGTCGGATTGATCGCCCTGTTGGACGATGTCGCCTTCATGGTGAGGGCCGCGGCGGCCTCGCTCGACGACGTGGCCGGCCAGGCGGCGCGCGCCGGCACCAAGGCCGCCGGCGTCGTCATCGACGACGCGGCCGTGACGCCGCGCTACGTCGTCGGCTTCGCCGCGGAGCGCGAATTGCCGATCGTCGGCAGGATCGCCCTCGGATCGCTGCGCAACAAGATCCTTTTCCTGCTGCCGGGTGCCCTGGCGCTGAGCGCCTTCGCCCCCTGGGCGATCACGCCGCTCCTCATGCTGGGCGGCGCGTACCTGTGCTTCGAGGGCGCCGAGAAGGTCTACGAAGCCGTGTTCGCCCATCACGGCCACGGCGACGAGGCGGACCAAGAGGGTGGAGCCGGCGGCGATCAGGCCCGGGAAGACCGGCGCGTGGCGAGCGCCATCAAGACGGACTTCATCCTGTCGGCCGAGATCATGGCCATCACGCTGGCGGCGCTGCCGGAGGGCAGCTTCTGGATGCGGGCGGCGGTGCTGGCCATCGTCGCGGTCGGCATCACCGCGGGCGTCTACGGCGTGGTCGCGCTGATCGTGAAGGCCGACGATGCCGGTCTGGCCCTCGCCCGCAGCACCGCGGGCCCACCGCTCGGAAGCCTGATCCGCGGGCTCGGCCGCGGCGTCGTGAAGGGCATGCCGATCCTGCTCAAGATCCTGGCCGTCATCGGGACGGCGGCGATGATCTGGGTCGGCGGCGGGATCCTCATGCACGGTCTGGAGACCTACGGGTTCTCGGCACCGGCGCACGCCGCCCACGCGATGGCGGAGGCCGCGGCGGCGCGCGTGCCGTTCGCCGCGGGCCTCGTCGAGTGGCTCGTCACCGCGACCGTGTCGGGCCTCATCGGGCTGGTCGTCGGCGGGGCGCTGATCCCGCTGACGAACGTCGTGCTGGCGCCGGCGTGGCGCGCCCTGTCAGGCCTGTGGCAGCGGCGCGGCTGA
- a CDS encoding TetR/AcrR family transcriptional regulator — protein MVMGRPRSFDTDKALDEAMEVFWRHGYDGASLAMLTKAMGIKPPSLYAAFGSKEGLLKAALDRYAQRRSEHMRFVLAGETARDVAERFLSSIAESHTDPANPPGCLLVQGGLACGAGSENIPFELASRRAQGEMELRERFIQAQQDGDLPADSDPVALARFLSTVASGMGVLASSGADREALREVARVSLRAFAKEQDA, from the coding sequence ATGGTGATGGGGCGCCCCCGGTCCTTCGACACGGACAAGGCCCTCGACGAGGCGATGGAGGTGTTCTGGCGCCACGGCTACGACGGCGCGAGCCTCGCGATGCTCACGAAGGCGATGGGCATCAAGCCGCCGAGTCTCTACGCGGCCTTCGGCAGCAAGGAGGGGCTGCTCAAGGCCGCCCTCGACCGGTACGCGCAGCGGCGCTCCGAGCACATGCGCTTCGTCCTGGCGGGCGAGACCGCGCGCGACGTGGCCGAGCGCTTCCTGAGCAGCATCGCCGAGAGCCACACGGATCCGGCGAACCCGCCCGGCTGCCTCCTCGTTCAGGGCGGTCTCGCCTGCGGCGCGGGCTCGGAGAACATCCCGTTCGAGCTGGCGTCCCGGCGGGCGCAGGGCGAGATGGAACTCCGCGAGCGCTTCATTCAGGCCCAACAGGACGGTGACCTGCCGGCGGATTCCGACCCGGTCGCGCTGGCGCGATTCCTGTCCACCGTCGCCTCCGGCATGGGCGTGCTGGCCTCCTCGGGCGCCGACCGGGAGGCGCTGCGGGAGGTCGCCCGGGTCTCACTGCGGGCCTTCGCGAAGGAACAGGACGCCTGA
- a CDS encoding fumarylacetoacetate hydrolase family protein: MLSVIQNPPRIALPIVGSSDFYPVRRVYCVGRNYAAHAREMGADPDREPPFFFMKPADALQIVGPEPTAHAYPPKTANYHFEVEMVAALASGGSDIPAETALEHVYGYAIGLDMTRRDVQDEAKKMSRPWDTAKAADGSGPIGALHPVSAIGHPAKGAITLSVDGEVRQKGDLGDMIWSVAEQIAYLSGYFALQPGDLIFTGTPSGVGPVQRGQRMVAAIDGLGAITLDVV, encoded by the coding sequence ATGCTCTCCGTCATCCAGAACCCGCCCCGCATCGCGCTCCCCATCGTCGGTAGCAGCGACTTCTATCCCGTCCGCCGCGTCTACTGCGTCGGGCGCAACTACGCCGCCCACGCCCGCGAGATGGGCGCGGACCCGGACCGCGAGCCGCCGTTCTTCTTCATGAAGCCCGCCGACGCCCTGCAGATCGTCGGGCCGGAGCCGACGGCCCACGCCTACCCGCCGAAGACCGCCAACTACCATTTCGAGGTGGAGATGGTCGCGGCCCTCGCGAGCGGCGGCAGCGACATCCCGGCCGAGACCGCCCTGGAGCACGTCTACGGCTACGCCATCGGCCTCGACATGACCCGGCGCGACGTCCAGGACGAGGCCAAGAAGATGTCGCGGCCCTGGGACACCGCCAAGGCGGCCGACGGGTCGGGGCCGATCGGCGCGCTCCACCCGGTCTCCGCCATCGGCCACCCGGCCAAGGGCGCCATCACCCTGTCGGTCGACGGCGAGGTCCGCCAGAAGGGCGACCTCGGCGACATGATCTGGTCCGTCGCCGAGCAGATCGCCTACCTGTCGGGCTACTTCGCCCTGCAGCCCGGCGACCTGATCTTCACCGGCACGCCCTCTGGCGTCGGCCCGGTCCAGCGCGGCCAGCGCATGGTCGCGGCGATCGACGGTCTCGGCGCCATCACCCTCGACGTCGTCTGA
- a CDS encoding efflux RND transporter permease subunit encodes MNLSKFFIDRPIFAGVLSMLIFIGGLLSLFAMPISEYPDVVPPSVVVRATFPGANPKVIVETVATPIEEQINGVEGMLYMSSQATTDGIMTLTVTFRLGTDPDKAQQLVQNRVSQAEPRLPAVVRQLGIVTVKSSPDLTMVVHLVSPNGRYDMTYLRNYAVLNIKDRLARLDGVGQVQLFGSGDYAMRIWLDPQKVAEHGLSAGDVVREIQAQNVEAAAGVIGASPAVPGLDLQLSLNAEGRLSSEEQFGDIVVKTGADGAITRLRDVARIELGASDYALRSLLDNKSAVAIPISQSPGSNAIQISDEVRRTMAEIKRTMPEGVDYQIVYDPTQFVRASIEAVIHTLLEAIALVVLVVILFLQTWRASIIPLLAVPVSIVGTFAVMHVFGFSINALSLFGLVLAIGIVVDDAIVVVENVERNIESGLSPRDASYQAMREVSGPIIAIALVLVAVFVPLAFISGLTGQFYKQFALTIAISTVISAINSLTLSPALSALLLKDHHAPKDRLTRILDRLLGWFFRRFNRAFGRASNGYGRGVGFAVSRKAAMMTLYVLLVGLTVGLFRQIPGGFVPGQDKQYLVGFAQLPDGATLDRTEEVIRRMSEIALKEPGVESAVAFPGLSINGFTNSSNSGIVFSTLKPFDERRDPSLNGAAIAQSLNKKYAAIPEAFIAMFPPPPVNGLGTIGGFKLQIEDRAGLGYEALNDVTKAFMSKAAQAPELVGLFSSFQMNVPQLFADIDRTKARQLNIPVTDVFDTLQIYLGSLYVNDFNKFGRTYSVRVQADAPFRARSDDVGLLKVRAGSGEMVPLSALLRVRQTAGPERAMRYNGFLSADINAGAAPGYSSGQAQAAATRIAAETLPRGFAFEWTDLTYQEFIAGNSGVWVFPLALLLVFLVLAAQYESLALPLAILLIVPMGLLAAMFGVWLSAGDNNVFTQIGLIVLVGLSAKNAILIVEFARELEFAGRTPLQAAIEASRLRLRPILMTSMAFIMGVLPLVTATGAGSEMRRAMGVAVFSGMIGVTAFGLFLTPVFYVLLRRLSGNRPLKHHGAAAPVPAPAAVPSSAPADHGIPSAAPLPQA; translated from the coding sequence ATGAATCTCTCCAAATTCTTCATCGACCGCCCGATCTTCGCGGGTGTGCTCTCGATGCTCATCTTCATCGGCGGCCTGCTCTCGCTCTTCGCGATGCCGATCTCCGAGTACCCGGACGTGGTGCCCCCCTCCGTCGTCGTCCGCGCGACCTTCCCGGGCGCCAACCCCAAGGTCATCGTCGAGACCGTGGCGACGCCGATCGAGGAGCAGATCAACGGCGTCGAGGGCATGCTCTACATGTCGAGCCAGGCCACGACGGACGGCATCATGACGCTGACCGTCACCTTCCGGCTGGGCACCGACCCCGACAAGGCGCAGCAGCTCGTCCAGAATCGGGTCTCGCAGGCCGAGCCGCGGCTGCCGGCGGTGGTGCGCCAGCTCGGCATCGTCACGGTGAAGAGCTCCCCCGACCTGACGATGGTCGTGCATCTCGTCTCGCCCAACGGGCGCTACGACATGACCTACCTGCGCAACTACGCGGTGCTGAACATCAAGGACCGCTTGGCGCGGCTCGACGGCGTCGGCCAGGTCCAGCTCTTCGGCTCCGGCGACTACGCGATGCGGATCTGGCTCGACCCGCAGAAGGTGGCCGAGCACGGCCTGTCCGCGGGCGACGTCGTGCGGGAGATCCAGGCCCAGAACGTCGAGGCCGCGGCCGGCGTGATCGGCGCGTCGCCGGCCGTTCCGGGCCTCGACCTGCAGCTCTCGCTCAACGCCGAGGGGCGCCTGAGCAGCGAGGAGCAGTTCGGCGACATCGTGGTCAAGACCGGCGCCGACGGGGCGATCACGCGCCTGCGCGACGTCGCGCGCATCGAGCTCGGCGCTTCCGACTACGCCCTGCGCTCGCTCCTCGACAACAAGTCGGCGGTGGCGATCCCGATCTCGCAGTCGCCGGGCTCGAACGCGATCCAGATCTCCGACGAGGTGCGCCGCACCATGGCGGAGATCAAGCGGACCATGCCGGAGGGCGTCGACTACCAGATCGTCTACGACCCGACGCAGTTCGTGCGCGCCTCCATCGAGGCCGTGATCCACACGCTGCTGGAGGCGATCGCCCTCGTCGTGCTCGTGGTGATCCTGTTCCTGCAGACGTGGCGGGCCTCGATCATCCCGCTGCTCGCCGTGCCGGTCTCCATCGTCGGCACCTTCGCGGTGATGCACGTCTTCGGATTCTCGATCAACGCGCTGAGCCTGTTCGGCCTCGTGCTGGCCATCGGCATCGTCGTCGACGACGCGATCGTCGTCGTCGAGAACGTCGAGCGCAACATCGAGAGCGGCCTGTCCCCGCGGGACGCCAGCTACCAGGCCATGCGCGAGGTCTCGGGCCCGATCATCGCCATCGCCCTGGTGCTGGTCGCGGTCTTCGTGCCCCTGGCCTTCATCAGCGGCCTGACGGGCCAGTTCTACAAGCAGTTCGCCCTCACCATCGCGATCTCGACGGTGATCTCGGCGATCAACTCGCTGACCCTCTCGCCGGCCCTCTCGGCGCTGCTGCTGAAGGATCACCACGCGCCGAAGGATCGTCTCACCCGCATCCTCGACCGGCTGCTCGGCTGGTTCTTCCGCCGCTTCAACCGCGCCTTCGGGCGGGCCTCGAACGGCTACGGCCGCGGTGTCGGCTTCGCGGTGTCGCGCAAGGCCGCGATGATGACCCTCTACGTCCTGCTCGTCGGGCTGACCGTCGGCCTGTTCCGCCAGATCCCGGGCGGCTTCGTGCCGGGCCAAGACAAGCAGTACCTCGTGGGCTTCGCGCAGCTGCCCGACGGCGCGACCCTCGACCGGACGGAGGAGGTCATCCGCCGCATGAGCGAGATCGCCCTCAAGGAGCCCGGCGTCGAGAGCGCCGTCGCCTTCCCGGGCCTCTCGATCAACGGCTTCACCAACAGCTCCAACTCGGGGATCGTGTTCTCGACGCTCAAGCCGTTCGACGAGCGCAGGGACCCGTCCCTCAACGGAGCGGCGATCGCGCAGTCGCTGAACAAGAAGTACGCCGCGATCCCCGAGGCCTTCATCGCGATGTTCCCGCCGCCGCCGGTGAACGGGCTGGGGACGATCGGCGGCTTCAAGCTGCAGATCGAGGATCGCGCCGGCCTCGGCTACGAGGCGCTGAACGACGTCACGAAGGCGTTCATGTCGAAGGCCGCCCAGGCGCCGGAACTCGTCGGGCTGTTCTCGAGCTTCCAGATGAACGTGCCGCAGCTCTTCGCGGACATCGACCGGACGAAGGCCCGTCAGCTCAACATCCCGGTGACGGACGTCTTCGACACGCTGCAGATCTATCTCGGCTCGCTCTACGTCAACGACTTCAACAAGTTCGGCCGCACCTACTCGGTGCGCGTCCAGGCCGACGCCCCGTTCCGGGCGCGATCGGACGATGTCGGTCTGCTGAAGGTCCGGGCCGGTTCCGGCGAGATGGTGCCGCTCTCCGCTCTGCTGCGCGTCCGCCAGACCGCCGGACCGGAGCGGGCCATGCGCTACAACGGCTTCCTGTCGGCCGACATCAACGCCGGTGCGGCGCCCGGCTACTCGTCGGGTCAGGCCCAGGCGGCGGCGACGCGGATCGCGGCGGAGACGCTGCCGCGGGGCTTCGCCTTCGAGTGGACGGACCTGACGTACCAGGAATTCATCGCGGGCAATTCCGGGGTCTGGGTCTTTCCCCTCGCGCTGCTCCTGGTCTTCCTCGTCCTCGCCGCGCAGTACGAGAGCCTCGCCCTGCCGCTGGCGATCCTGCTGATCGTGCCGATGGGGCTGCTCGCCGCGATGTTCGGCGTCTGGCTGTCGGCCGGCGACAACAACGTCTTCACGCAGATCGGCCTGATCGTGCTCGTCGGGCTCTCGGCCAAGAACGCCATCCTGATCGTCGAATTCGCCCGTGAGCTCGAATTCGCCGGTCGGACGCCGCTCCAGGCGGCGATCGAGGCGAGCCGCCTCCGGCTGCGGCCGATCCTGATGACGTCGATGGCCTTCATCATGGGCGTGCTGCCGCTGGTGACAGCGACTGGCGCCGGATCGGAGATGCGCCGCGCGATGGGCGTCGCGGTGTTCTCGGGCATGATCGGCGTGACCGCCTTCGGCCTGTTCCTGACCCCGGTCTTTTACGTGCTGCTGCGTCGCCTGAGCGGCAACAGGCCCCTGAAGCATCACGGCGCCGCCGCGCCGGTCCCGGCGCCAGCAGCTGTGCCGAGCTCCGCGCCGGCCGATCACGGGATCCCGTCAGCCGCGCCGCTGCCACAGGCCTGA
- a CDS encoding FAD-binding oxidoreductase — protein MTPTAALDTLLTALRDGLGARHVLMDPDALAPYLTESRRLFTGSALAVLRPGSTEEVAFAVRACTQAGIAVVPLGGNTGLTGAGVPQGGVVLSLERMNRLRAVDPVDATITVEAGMILEEVQEAAEAAGMLFPLSYASRGSARIGGGVSTNAGGIAVLAYGNARDLVLGLEVVLADGRVWNGLRALRKDNAGYDLKQLFIGSEGTLGIVTAAVLKLFPRPRSTSVAFVGLDSAKAALDLFVFLRTRMDRDLTAFEYLPPFALEIVLRHVPGTVRPLDGAHGAYALIEVASARPDADTGAELESALGQALEDELIADATIATSGAQNAALWRLREGVPEAQTREGASIKHDVSVPLSRLPEFLERAGAACLAEMPGLRPCGFGHFGDGNIHFNLSQPPGMEPAAFLSAWGRFNRIVHDLVHALGGSIAAEHGVGLIKREELARYGDPVGLDLMRRLKAALDPDDLLNPGKVLVPTDRGPPPA, from the coding sequence ATGACGCCGACAGCCGCCCTCGACACCCTGCTGACCGCGCTCCGGGACGGGCTCGGCGCGCGGCACGTGCTGATGGATCCCGACGCCCTCGCGCCCTACCTGACGGAGAGCCGCCGCCTGTTCACCGGGTCGGCCCTGGCCGTACTTCGGCCGGGGAGCACCGAGGAGGTCGCCTTCGCGGTCCGCGCCTGCACGCAGGCCGGGATCGCCGTCGTGCCGCTCGGCGGCAATACCGGCCTCACCGGCGCCGGCGTGCCGCAAGGCGGCGTCGTCCTGTCCCTGGAACGCATGAACCGCCTGCGCGCGGTCGACCCGGTGGACGCCACCATCACGGTCGAGGCCGGGATGATCCTGGAGGAGGTGCAGGAGGCGGCCGAGGCCGCCGGCATGCTGTTCCCGCTCTCCTACGCGTCGCGCGGCTCCGCCCGGATCGGCGGCGGCGTGAGCACCAATGCCGGCGGGATCGCGGTCCTCGCCTACGGCAACGCCCGCGACCTCGTCCTCGGGCTCGAGGTCGTGCTCGCCGACGGGCGCGTCTGGAACGGGCTGAGGGCCCTGCGCAAGGACAATGCCGGCTACGACCTGAAGCAGCTCTTCATCGGCTCGGAGGGCACGCTGGGCATCGTCACGGCGGCGGTGCTGAAGCTGTTCCCGCGGCCGCGCTCGACGAGCGTCGCCTTCGTCGGCCTCGACTCGGCGAAGGCGGCTCTGGACCTGTTCGTCTTCCTGCGGACGCGGATGGACCGCGACCTCACGGCGTTCGAGTACCTGCCGCCCTTCGCCCTGGAGATCGTGCTGCGCCACGTCCCGGGGACGGTGCGGCCGCTGGACGGCGCGCACGGCGCCTACGCGCTGATCGAGGTCGCGTCCGCGCGACCGGACGCCGACACGGGGGCCGAACTGGAATCGGCCCTCGGGCAGGCCCTGGAGGACGAGCTGATCGCCGACGCCACCATCGCGACCAGCGGGGCCCAGAACGCCGCGCTCTGGCGCCTGCGCGAGGGCGTTCCCGAAGCGCAGACCCGCGAGGGCGCCTCGATCAAGCACGACGTGTCGGTGCCGCTCTCCCGCCTGCCCGAGTTCCTGGAGCGGGCGGGGGCGGCCTGCCTCGCCGAGATGCCGGGCCTGAGGCCCTGCGGCTTCGGCCATTTCGGCGACGGCAACATCCATTTCAACCTGTCACAGCCGCCCGGCATGGAGCCCGCGGCGTTCCTGTCCGCCTGGGGCCGGTTCAACCGGATCGTTCACGACCTCGTGCACGCCCTGGGCGGCTCCATCGCGGCCGAGCACGGCGTCGGCCTCATCAAGCGCGAGGAACTCGCGCGCTACGGCGACCCGGTCGGACTCGACCTCATGCGGCGCCTGAAGGCCGCGCTCGATCCGGACGACCTGCTCAACCCCGGCAAGGTGCTCGTCCCGACCGATCGCGGCCCGCCGCCGGCCTGA